The DNA segment tcttcccttggggcccttgaggggtcccaccatatgttgactttgactttgactttgactttggtcaacgcccggggacgggacggtacaccaCTTGAGGGCACTCGTATTGGAAGTGTCCTAGTATGTGACACCGAAAACATTCTATGAGTGATTTATTTAGTGATTGTCTTCCACGACCTCTTCCACGACCACGACCACCACCTCCTCAACTGTATCCACGACTTGTTTCTGATCTGTTGTCATGAGTAATTTTCAGCACTTGTTCATCAAATTAAGAGTCCTGCATTCGCTACTCATGAACCATTAAGCTTTCATGGAGTTCATCAAGGCTCAACTTACTCAAATCATTGTATTCCTCTATAGAACACATAACATAATTGAACTTTGGGGTGAGTGATATGAATATTTTACTAACCACAGTACTTTAGTCCATCACCTCTCCATTTGACTTCATCTTATTGACAATACTAAGAGTGCGTCCCAGATACTCATCAATGGTTTCTACATCTTTCATGGTGAGTAATTCCAACTCACGTCTCAAGGCTTGGAGCTAAGCTCGCTTGACCTTGGTATTTAGTGGGGGGAACCTAGCAGAGGTATCCCATCTTCAATAATCTGCCACATCTCCTTGCTGCGTAAGAAATTCTCCGTGGTCATGGATCAAAACCCATAATGACCATCAAATTTCGGGATGACCGATTGAACAAATTTCTCTAACCCAtacatctttttttttctctgcttATGCACTCACACTATATCCCAAAACCCACACTCCTTTCACTCCCGTTCACACCTTATCAAGCCCTTatggagctctgataccaattgttataaaacttaaaatagtACTTGTGTAGTATATCTGATTGAAAGTGAAAATACTGCATGTTTATTCAATTGAAGCAACCAGACTTTTATAAGCTCTTTACATGAAAAACTGTTAAAAACTAATTCTAGTACATATGGTTACAAAGTAGGACACGTACACCTATACACACATATGCACACCTAAAAAATTGCTAACTGCTAAACTAGTTCTACCCACCTAAAGAATTGTTAACTGCTAAACTAGTTCTACCCTGAGAAATagagttttatttaatttaaaacagAAAGATAAACTAACATATGGATATTGGACCAATAATACTCTCGATAGAAAGAAGGAATGAAAATTGATTGTTTACTCGAGAGCAAATGAAACATTGAAAAAATACAAACGtacattgaaaaaaaatagtgaCTAGTAACGTAGGCCATAATTTATATATGCAAAATATAAAAGAGGAGTATTTCCAAAAAGAATTAGAAGGAATTGATTTGAGAGTATAACtagttaaaatttgaaatggaaaaataataaaaagaaaattcataGTAATTAAGAAGAGTGTTAACAATAGTCTCtttaatacttttaaaatttataaaaaattacaaatttgatgAATCAGAACTGAGACTCACAAAAGTTTATGATTTCTATAAATTTTACttgtattaaacatattatttaaaaaacgtTTGTTGATGCTTGTTTATTACATGGACTGATGCTACTTCGTTCTATATTTATCAACGAGTTGATTAGCTGGTATTTTCAACCCAATCAATTAGCTAACCAGTTTTAGTTTTCCATTTTCTGTGTTTTGTAAGTTGGATGGAGAGGACATGCTAACACTGTTctagtaactttttttttttttgagaaagaTGAGATTTAAAGAcatgatttttaataaaataaattaaaatctgAATAATGATAAAGTTATGTATCAACAAGAGAAAGAGATGTTATATTTAAAAGTGTGAATTCAAAACTTATAATATATGGGagattatatcagtagagtctcCATCACTTTATTTCATCCAACAACATCATGTTAGACTGTTACAATGCAGTCATATTCTCCATTAAGTAGCATTTCTGTACTCTAAAAACAAAGGTGGATGAATGTTATTGGGCACACAGAAGTGGTCTTTATACTTTCCTTAGTACAGAATAAAGTGTGCAAGTGATGGTTGTGGCCAAGATATTTGATGTTAGAAGGAGAGCTAGTGAGGGATAAATGCGTCCTACATCTTTCCTTATCACAAGCCCTTCAATTATTGGATAGTTGACAACAATGATATAAGCCGTAAGGAAAAGCTGTATGAACATCTGGTCCCAATTTCCCACTGATAACACTTTGTAGATTCCCCCTATGAAGCAAGATATGTTGATGGTGATGACTGCAACCATTGGGACCAGAAACATGTTTGATGTTCTAAAATCATATTTGTCCATTTGGTAAAGCCTAGTCTGTTCCTCATCCTCAACTTTATTGGTTGGCAAGAAACTAGCCTCTTTCAAACCACATTTCTTCAGTAGAGCATCCAAACATCCATATAGATGAGATGTGATTGATTCAATCATCCATATCCTTTGTTCATTTATCCATTTCCTGAATGTTCCTCCAGTTGAGAGGACTTCAACTAAGTGCTTGGTGAGAGCTGATAGAGGGATAaacagaaaaatgaagaaaaaggggTCTGAGACCTGACACAAAAGTAAAATCATGAGAGCTGTTTCAATATTTGAAAACTGATGTAATGAATTCAGGGAAAAAAAAAGGCATAGGAGAACATTTAATTGTTACCTTGGGGTACAAGGGAATTCCATTTAGTAGACAAAGCTGAGGGACAATTGCTAAACACCAAAGGGGCAAGCAATAGAGAGGGAAATATGTCAGTTCTGCATAACAAAGACTCTGAAGTAGAGACATCCTTAAAGGCCCAAATATAAGAGGGCACAACCTGCTTAAACCAATATCAAACAGTCCACAGAACCATCTGGTGCCTTGAACTAGTAAATCATTCAAATTAGTGGTACTATTTCCTAGAAACTGTGGCTGTGGTGGATCGCATAACACTGAATTCCAACCCTTGCAATTCAATATGAATCCGGTGTGAAAATCTTCACATACAGTACCATACAGGAAGCCAACCTGGAAGCATACTCCGAAAAAAGAAGTGCATTGTTTATGCTAGATAGATGAATTCAGTAATATGCATGGATTATAAAATATAGTCATACCTCTTTACCCCATTTAGTTCCAATTTCGTAATTACAAGAAGCCAATAGCAAAGTCTCTTCTTCAGGGAATGTACGTCCAACAGTGACTGAATCTGCAGTGCCCTTTTGGTTTAAGGATTTGATGAACTCATTGGATGTGCCAACATATTGTTGGAGTTCAAGGTCAGTGTCTAACATTCAAAACAAAATTGTATCAGTATGCAGTATGTACCTATGTATGTACATGTTCATCCCAAATGACCAAATTTCAATAAACAAATCATCATGCTGCACACCTTTGATTTTGTAATTTCCATATAGTGATTCCCTTTTTATATAGAAGCCTGTGCCAGACAATACCGGTCCCATGAGCCCATCCATACCTTGCCATAGAACCTAGGTAAAAGCTTGGTTAGATACAACGTTGTTTTGAAGATATAGATTCTACACAATGATATCAAAACTTAGAATTTTGTCTGATATCCTACTTTGTATGCTGATCTGTGCTGACTGTCATATATGTCGTTCTTGCTTATATTGTGATATTTCTGAGGAAATTGGACAAAAGCAAGTGAAGGAGATGTCTCGGGATTAAGGTGGAAACACAATGCTTGGCGTGCTGAAGCTGGGCTATTGCAGAACATGTCACAATCCAGCACTAGAATGTACGGAGCATTGCTTATCACAGCAGAGACTCGATACTGCAGgaatatatacatattttataaGCATTCAAATAGCTTATTAGAAATCTGTAAAGCTGTTTGTGAATGGTCACTGTATACCcatgttttatttaatagaaTCTTCAGATATTTGTTTGTCAGTTTTTGTAAATTGTATCAGTGACTGTCAAGATTTTCGCTCATGTAAGGTACTATTCACCTCGTTCCAATAGGTCGAGTCGCATAATTTTGTCCCTAGATAATTCCTTTAATAACActacagagagagagagagagatgcaGGGAATCTTACAAGGGCATTGAGGGCCCCTGCTTTGAAATGGTGGGGATGAGAAGGCTTTTTCTCACGGGAAACATAGACAAGGAAGGGCAATTTCACTTGCTCTATTTCACAGCTGCTATTCTCCTGTATCACCTGCCATCATGAGTGTTAATTTGATAAGTTGGGTAATTGGATTTTCTCATGAAAATTAAATAGTTAACCAGGTGTCATGCAAACATGATTTTTTCTGTAATATCACTGAACACCATGCTGCTCATAGAAAATTAGCCATATATCTGTATATACCTAAAATAGGGATAAATCAATTTTGATAGCTTCTGATTCAAGCACTAATTAAGCCTaacatataaattttgaatCAGAGATAAATGAGCTAATTAAACTTCAAATAAGTCCATTTTCAGATCTTTCACCAAAGAGTAATGCTGTGGATAACAGATTTATACCTCTATAATAGGTGGATGATTTTGACCTATTTTGCCAGTAATATCTCCAGAGTTGTCCTGGTTTTCTTTTACCCTTTTTATGTCTTCTTCAAAATCCTCATATTTTTCCTGCAGAAACTTGACTATCAATTATACAAAATTTCAGAGAAAATTAACTTCATCTCACTCAGAACCCACCTTGATCATTTTCTTATCTGCATGAAACTCAAAGCTCCCATCAAAATCACCACCTTCATTCTCTGAAATAGAAAAGTAAGCCTTGGGGCACCTACATTCTATTTTGTATCTTGTGCAGAAAGGAAGCCACCAACTTGCAAATTTCCAAGCCTCCTTCATGGCATTCAAGGTGACAGGTGAACCCCCATCATCAGAAACATACAGATGCAGCTTCTCTGGTGGGTAATCCAGTGCCATGGCCGATAACAAAGTGTTCATTACGTCCAAAGTGGGTTCCTTAGTGGGGTCTGCAGTGCATATGAAGACATCTAGGAGAGGGAGATTGTCATCTTGAGGTAATCTTTCAGGAAACACAGTTCTGGAAATGGGGTGCCAACGAAAAGCTTGATGAAGAATCCAAATGAAGGAGAGAATGATTTCAGAGGCAAAAACAAGAAGCCAAGGGAACAAAGGGGGTTCTCGGGTCTGTGGATCCTGAAAGAAGAAACACAGCCTATAATAAACCAAGAAAGAAAGAGCAGTAAAATGGAGGAGCATGTATAGTCTATTGGTGAGAACCAAAGACTTGTTGACATGGCTAAGACTGAGAGGAAGAGTCTCCCCCATCTTTCTTCCTTCCTTCCAATGGTTTAAaggtttatatatatttattcttcTAGTTCATTGAAATATCGGATAGAAATCAAATCATGACAACCTTGAACACTTAGTCATTCTGGCACAAGACGTAATCAAAAGTTGTTTGTTTTCTTCCGGTAATAATGTTATAAGTGAGACTGATGGGAATTCATGGAAAAAGTCAAAAATGTCCTGCCCATTTATTTATTAAGGataatgttataaataattGGAGCCATTAGAATGACAATTTCAATCAATGAGTTATCTTACTTTCttgttcattttattattttacctGTATAGGCAAAGAGGGTCTAAATAGGACTTGGGATTGTTGTACAATTGCTGATGTGTTGGTGATCCTCTAATTTCTTCCTTTGAGTCTTCTTTCACAAATGTTGATGCTTGGTTAGGGGTGACCTAAAAAAGGTACTCCGATGATCAAGTAAGTATGTAAAGAGTGTATATTGGTAATTGATTAAAGCGTACTCTACGCTTCCGCAGagggtttatttatagtgttggtCATGGGCCCTTGTTATGATGGTCAAATTTTAGTTAT comes from the Phaseolus vulgaris cultivar G19833 chromosome 8, P. vulgaris v2.0, whole genome shotgun sequence genome and includes:
- the LOC137826491 gene encoding cellulose synthase-like protein G2, encoding MGETLPLSLSHVNKSLVLTNRLYMLLHFTALSFLVYYRLCFFFQDPQTREPPLFPWLLVFASEIILSFIWILHQAFRWHPISRTVFPERLPQDDNLPLLDVFICTADPTKEPTLDVMNTLLSAMALDYPPEKLHLYVSDDGGSPVTLNAMKEAWKFASWWLPFCTRYKIECRCPKAYFSISENEGGDFDGSFEFHADKKMIKEKYEDFEEDIKRVKENQDNSGDITGKIGQNHPPIIEVIQENSSCEIEQVKLPFLVYVSREKKPSHPHHFKAGALNALYRVSAVISNAPYILVLDCDMFCNSPASARQALCFHLNPETSPSLAFVQFPQKYHNISKNDIYDSQHRSAYKVLWQGMDGLMGPVLSGTGFYIKRESLYGNYKIKDTDLELQQYVGTSNEFIKSLNQKGTADSVTVGRTFPEEETLLLASCNYEIGTKWGKEVGFLYGTVCEDFHTGFILNCKGWNSVLCDPPQPQFLGNSTTNLNDLLVQGTRWFCGLFDIGLSRLCPLIFGPLRMSLLQSLCYAELTYFPLYCLPLWCLAIVPQLCLLNGIPLYPKVSDPFFFIFLFIPLSALTKHLVEVLSTGGTFRKWINEQRIWMIESITSHLYGCLDALLKKCGLKEASFLPTNKVEDEEQTRLYQMDKYDFRTSNMFLVPMVAVITINISCFIGGIYKVLSVGNWDQMFIQLFLTAYIIVVNYPIIEGLVIRKDVGRIYPSLALLLTSNILATTITCTLYSVLRKV